A window from uncultured Desulfobacter sp. encodes these proteins:
- the hutI gene encoding imidazolonepropionase, with product MPHTQDFWDTLFIHADIATMANGRYNIIKNGAIGVAKGKIQWIGPFSSRKIAGLSSSSHPKAKEIIDCSGKWILPGFVDCHTHLIWAGSRSNEFEMRLSGSSYEDIAKQGGGIAATVAAVRKASEDQLFEIASRRISHFISRGTTCVEIKSGYGLDLENELKMLAVAGRLNQNFALHVSPTFLGAHALPPEYKGRADDYVNLVINTMLPAIKHQGIACAMDVFCESIAFSKKQTEQLFTAATNSGLPVKLHAEQLSDSGGASLAAQFNALSCDHLEYLSLDGAKAMARAGVTAVLLPGAYYMLRQTQKPPVRELIRLGVPMALATDLNPGTSPVYDMTAAMNMGCVLFGLTCEQALAGATINGAKALGLDTCKGSLETGKDADFVVWDIDSPADLSYQVGICDVNKVVIAGKIAYKFKKG from the coding sequence ATGCCCCACACACAGGATTTTTGGGATACCCTTTTTATTCATGCCGATATTGCAACCATGGCGAACGGCCGTTACAACATTATCAAGAACGGTGCCATCGGGGTGGCCAAGGGAAAGATCCAGTGGATCGGCCCCTTCAGCAGCCGAAAAATCGCCGGGCTCAGTTCCTCGTCCCACCCCAAGGCAAAGGAAATCATCGACTGCAGCGGCAAGTGGATACTGCCCGGATTTGTGGACTGTCATACCCATCTGATCTGGGCCGGTTCCAGGTCCAACGAATTTGAAATGCGCCTTTCCGGTTCAAGCTACGAAGATATTGCAAAACAGGGCGGAGGGATTGCGGCCACTGTGGCAGCAGTGCGCAAGGCATCCGAAGACCAGCTATTTGAAATCGCATCCCGGCGCATCAGCCATTTTATAAGCCGGGGCACCACCTGTGTGGAAATAAAATCCGGGTATGGGCTGGACCTTGAAAATGAATTAAAGATGCTGGCGGTGGCCGGACGTCTGAATCAAAACTTTGCCTTGCATGTTTCGCCCACGTTTTTAGGGGCCCATGCCCTCCCCCCTGAATATAAAGGGCGGGCGGATGACTATGTAAACCTGGTCATCAACACCATGCTGCCCGCCATTAAACACCAGGGCATTGCCTGTGCAATGGACGTATTTTGCGAATCCATCGCCTTTTCCAAAAAGCAGACCGAACAATTGTTTACCGCAGCCACAAATTCGGGCCTGCCGGTGAAACTGCACGCCGAACAGCTCTCGGACTCGGGCGGTGCCTCCCTGGCCGCCCAATTCAATGCCCTCTCCTGTGATCATCTGGAATACCTTTCCCTTGACGGGGCAAAGGCCATGGCCCGGGCAGGGGTAACGGCCGTGCTGCTGCCCGGTGCCTACTATATGCTCAGGCAGACCCAAAAACCACCGGTGCGGGAGCTGATCCGTTTAGGGGTCCCCATGGCCCTGGCCACGGACCTGAATCCTGGCACAAGCCCGGTGTATGATATGACGGCGGCCATGAACATGGGCTGTGTGCTGTTCGGTCTGACCTGCGAGCAGGCCCTTGCCGGAGCCACCATCAACGGGGCAAAAGCGTTAGGGCTCGACACATGCAAAGGCAGCCTGGAAACAGGAAAAGATGCCGACTTTGTGGTGTGGGATATTGATTCGCCGGCCGACCTGAGTTATCAGGTGGGCATCTGTGATGTAAACAAGGTTGTGATTGCAGGCAAAATCGCATATAAGTTTAAAAAAGGTTAA
- the hutH gene encoding histidine ammonia-lyase → MNDPVLLNGQNFTLGQLVDIARHDRTVAVSVNSEARIKKARALVEHWVKKGTRIYGVTTGFGALSDVPISFEDTKTLQRNILLSHAAGVGGGMDDDVVRAMMAVRINDFCRGNSGLRLETIKTLVRILNSGIIPVVPEKGSVGASGDLVPMAHLSLVFIGEGEAFVDGVRMPGALALAAKDIDPLELGAGEGLALINGTQFMLALGCLALYDALNLCKHADIAASMSLETLMGTRAAFDPRIHNARPHLGQMKAASDMMKITQDSEIVSSHKDCSRIQDAYTLRCSPQVHGASWDAFNYVDRVIRVEMNASTENPLIFPESGEFLSGGNFHGQPLALACDFLGIAIAELANISERRVERLVNPQLSGLPAFLVKDTGLNSGFMIAQYVAASLVSENKVLAHPACVDSIPTSANKEDHVSMGATAARKCRDIVENSEQVIAIELLCGAQAIDTFTNLKAGKGTMAAYETIRSKVPCMKKDRFLSADIAAVRTLLRSGRIVRAVEDAVGKLY, encoded by the coding sequence ATGAATGATCCTGTTCTGCTCAATGGACAGAATTTTACCCTGGGTCAACTGGTTGATATTGCCCGTCACGACAGAACCGTGGCCGTTTCCGTAAATTCAGAAGCCCGGATTAAAAAGGCCCGGGCCCTGGTGGAGCATTGGGTGAAAAAGGGGACGCGCATCTATGGCGTGACCACGGGGTTCGGGGCATTGTCCGATGTGCCCATCTCCTTTGAGGACACAAAAACCCTGCAGCGCAATATTCTTTTATCCCATGCCGCAGGCGTGGGCGGCGGCATGGATGATGATGTGGTCCGGGCCATGATGGCCGTGCGGATCAATGATTTTTGCCGGGGTAATTCCGGACTGCGCCTTGAAACCATCAAAACTCTGGTCCGAATTCTTAATTCCGGTATCATTCCAGTGGTGCCTGAAAAAGGATCGGTGGGGGCAAGCGGCGATCTTGTGCCCATGGCCCACCTGTCCCTGGTGTTCATCGGTGAAGGCGAAGCCTTTGTGGACGGGGTGCGCATGCCCGGCGCCCTGGCTCTGGCCGCAAAAGATATTGATCCCCTGGAACTTGGGGCAGGGGAGGGGCTTGCGTTGATCAATGGTACCCAGTTCATGCTTGCCCTGGGTTGTCTCGCCCTTTATGATGCCTTGAATCTTTGTAAGCATGCGGATATCGCCGCTTCCATGAGTCTTGAAACCCTCATGGGAACACGCGCCGCCTTTGATCCAAGAATCCATAACGCCCGGCCCCATTTGGGGCAGATGAAGGCGGCCTCGGATATGATGAAAATCACCCAGGATTCTGAAATCGTATCCTCCCACAAGGACTGCTCAAGAATCCAGGATGCCTATACCCTTAGGTGTTCCCCCCAGGTCCATGGCGCATCCTGGGATGCATTTAATTATGTGGACCGGGTGATCCGGGTGGAGATGAACGCTTCCACTGAAAATCCGCTGATTTTTCCTGAATCCGGAGAATTTCTTTCCGGGGGAAACTTCCACGGACAGCCTCTGGCACTGGCCTGTGATTTTTTAGGCATCGCCATTGCCGAGCTTGCCAATATTTCAGAGCGCCGGGTGGAGCGCCTGGTCAATCCCCAGCTCTCGGGTCTTCCTGCTTTTCTGGTCAAGGACACGGGGCTCAATTCCGGGTTTATGATTGCCCAGTATGTTGCCGCTTCCCTGGTTTCTGAAAACAAGGTGCTTGCGCATCCGGCCTGTGTGGACTCCATCCCCACCTCGGCCAACAAGGAGGATCATGTCTCAATGGGCGCCACAGCCGCCCGCAAATGCCGGGATATCGTAGAAAACTCGGAGCAGGTCATTGCCATTGAGCTGTTGTGCGGTGCCCAGGCCATTGATACGTTCACAAATCTGAAGGCAGGCAAAGGCACCATGGCCGCCTACGAAACCATCCGCAGCAAGGTGCCCTGCATGAAAAAGGACCGGTTTTTATCAGCCGACATTGCCGCGGTTCGAACGCTTTTGCGCAGCGGACGGATTGTTCGGGCTGTGGAGGATGCTGTGGGTAAGCTTTACTAA